The following coding sequences are from one Formosa haliotis window:
- the fusA gene encoding elongation factor G translates to MARDLKYTRNIGIAAHIDAGKTTTTERILYYTGVSHKIGEVHDGAATMDWMEQEQERGITITSAATTCTWQFPLENAKPTPETHGYHFNIIDTPGHVDFTVEVNRSLRVLDGLVFLFSAVDGVEPQSETNWRLADNYKVPRIGFVNKMDRQGSNFLAVCQQVKDMLKSNAVPIVLNIGEEGDFKGIVDLVKNRAIVWHDETQGATFDVIDIPEDLKEEARKYRALLIEEVASYDENLLEKFMEDEDSITEEEVHAALRAAVMDMAIIPMICGSSFKNKGVQFLLDAVCRYLPSPLDRESVIGTNPDTDKEERRKPSVSEPFAALAFKIATDPFVGRLAFFRAYSGRLDAGSYILNNRSGKKERISRIYQMHSNKQNAIDFIEAGDIGAAVGFKDIKTGDTMSDEKHPIVLESMDFPDPVIGIAVEPKTKADVDKLGMALAKLAEEDPTFTARTDEASGQTIISGMGELHLDIIVDRLKREFKVEVNQGQPQVEYKEAITQRAEHREVYKKQSGGRGKFADIVFTLEPAEEGKVGLEFVSEIKGGNVPKEFIPSIEKGFKMAMANGPLAGYEVDAMKVTLTDGSYHDVDSDQLSFELAAKLGFKNSAKAAKAVIMEPIMKLEVITPEENMGDIVGDLNRRRGQVSDMGDRAGAKTVKATVPLSEMFGYVTTLRTLSSGRATSTMEFSHYAETPSNISEEVIKAAKGTDA, encoded by the coding sequence ATGGCAAGAGATTTAAAATATACAAGAAACATAGGAATTGCTGCTCATATTGATGCTGGTAAAACAACAACAACAGAGCGTATTCTTTATTATACAGGAGTATCTCATAAAATTGGTGAAGTACACGATGGTGCTGCAACAATGGACTGGATGGAGCAAGAGCAAGAACGTGGTATTACTATTACGTCTGCAGCTACAACTTGTACATGGCAGTTTCCTTTAGAGAACGCTAAGCCAACTCCAGAGACTCATGGATATCACTTTAATATTATCGATACTCCGGGTCACGTTGACTTTACAGTAGAGGTAAACCGTTCTTTACGTGTATTAGATGGTTTAGTATTCTTATTTAGTGCAGTAGATGGTGTTGAGCCACAATCTGAAACTAACTGGAGACTTGCTGATAACTATAAAGTACCACGTATTGGTTTCGTTAATAAAATGGACCGTCAAGGATCTAATTTCTTAGCGGTATGTCAACAAGTAAAAGACATGTTAAAGTCTAATGCTGTGCCAATCGTTTTAAACATTGGTGAAGAAGGTGACTTTAAAGGTATTGTTGATTTAGTGAAAAACAGAGCTATTGTATGGCATGATGAAACTCAAGGGGCAACTTTTGATGTTATCGACATTCCAGAAGATTTAAAAGAGGAAGCGCGTAAATACCGTGCTCTTTTAATTGAAGAAGTAGCTTCTTACGATGAAAACTTATTAGAAAAATTCATGGAAGATGAAGATTCTATTACAGAAGAAGAAGTGCACGCTGCACTTAGAGCTGCTGTAATGGATATGGCTATCATTCCTATGATTTGTGGTTCTTCATTTAAAAATAAAGGTGTACAATTCTTATTAGATGCTGTATGTCGTTATTTACCTTCTCCATTAGATAGAGAAAGTGTAATAGGAACTAACCCTGATACAGATAAAGAAGAAAGACGTAAGCCTTCTGTTAGCGAACCGTTTGCTGCTTTAGCATTTAAAATTGCTACCGATCCTTTCGTAGGACGTTTAGCATTCTTCCGTGCTTATTCAGGGCGTTTAGATGCAGGATCTTACATCTTAAATAACCGTTCAGGTAAAAAAGAACGTATTTCTCGTATTTATCAAATGCACTCTAACAAGCAAAATGCTATCGATTTTATCGAAGCAGGTGATATTGGAGCAGCAGTTGGATTTAAAGATATTAAAACTGGAGATACAATGAGTGATGAAAAACACCCAATTGTATTAGAAAGTATGGATTTTCCAGATCCAGTAATTGGTATCGCAGTTGAGCCTAAAACTAAGGCTGATGTTGATAAATTAGGTATGGCTTTAGCTAAATTAGCAGAAGAAGATCCTACGTTTACAGCTAGAACAGACGAAGCTTCAGGACAAACTATTATTTCTGGAATGGGTGAGTTGCACTTAGATATTATTGTAGACCGTTTAAAACGTGAGTTTAAGGTTGAAGTAAATCAAGGACAGCCACAAGTAGAGTACAAAGAAGCTATTACACAACGTGCAGAACACAGAGAAGTTTATAAGAAACAATCTGGTGGACGTGGTAAATTCGCAGATATTGTATTTACACTTGAGCCTGCAGAAGAAGGTAAAGTTGGTTTAGAATTTGTTTCTGAAATTAAAGGTGGTAACGTTCCTAAAGAATTTATCCCTTCAATTGAAAAAGGATTCAAAATGGCTATGGCAAATGGTCCATTAGCAGGATACGAAGTTGATGCTATGAAAGTAACATTAACAGACGGTTCTTACCACGATGTGGATTCGGATCAATTATCATTCGAATTAGCAGCGAAATTAGGATTTAAAAATTCAGCAAAAGCAGCAAAAGCTGTAATCATGGAGCCTATCATGAAACTTGAGGTAATTACTCCTGAAGAAAACATGGGTGACATTGTTGGAGATTTAAACAGAAGAAGAGGTCAAGTTAGTGACATGGGAGACAGAGCAGGTGCAAAAACTGTTAAAGCTACTGTGCCATTATCAGAAATGTTTGGTTATGTAACTACATTAAGAACATTATCTTCTGGTCGTGCTACATCTACTATGGAATTTTCACATTATGCTGAAACACCTTCTAATATATCTGAAGAGGTAATTAAAGCAGCTAAAGGTACAGACGCTTAA
- the rpsG gene encoding 30S ribosomal protein S7, whose protein sequence is MRKRQAKKRPLLPDPRFNDQLVTRFVNMMMWDGKKSVAFKVFYDAIDIVDSKKTDEEKTALELWKDALSNVMPHVEVRSRRVGGATFQIPMQIRPDRKVSTAMKWLISFSRKRNEKSMAQRLASEILAAAKEEGAAVKKRVDTHKMAEANKAFSHFRF, encoded by the coding sequence ATGAGAAAAAGACAAGCGAAAAAGAGACCGCTTTTGCCAGATCCGCGATTTAACGATCAGTTAGTAACACGTTTTGTTAACATGATGATGTGGGACGGAAAGAAGTCAGTAGCTTTTAAAGTGTTTTACGATGCAATTGATATCGTAGACTCAAAGAAAACAGACGAAGAAAAAACAGCTTTAGAGTTGTGGAAAGATGCCTTATCTAATGTTATGCCACACGTAGAAGTACGTAGTCGTAGAGTAGGTGGAGCAACATTCCAAATTCCAATGCAAATTCGTCCAGACAGAAAAGTTTCTACGGCAATGAAATGGTTAATTTCATTTTCACGTAAAAGAAACGAAAAATCTATGGCACAACGTTTAGCTTCAGAAATTTTAGCAGCGGCTAAAGAAGAAGGAGCGGCTGTTAAGAAAAGAGTAGATACTCATAAAATGGCGGAAGCTAATAAAGCATTCTCACACTTTAGATTCTAA
- the rpsL gene encoding 30S ribosomal protein S12: MPTISQLVRKGRAKITKKSKSAALDSCPQRRGVCTRVYTTTPKKPNSAMRKVARVRLTNGNEVNAYIPGEGHNLQEHSIVLVRGGRVKDLPGVRYHIVRGALDTAGVAGRTQRRSKYGAKRPKK, translated from the coding sequence ATGCCAACAATTTCACAATTAGTACGAAAAGGAAGAGCCAAAATAACCAAGAAGAGTAAATCGGCTGCTTTAGATTCGTGTCCTCAAAGACGAGGGGTTTGTACGCGTGTTTACACTACTACACCTAAGAAACCTAACTCTGCAATGCGTAAAGTAGCAAGGGTTAGATTAACGAACGGTAACGAAGTGAATGCATACATCCCTGGTGAAGGTCACAATTTACAAGAGCACTCGATAGTATTGGTTAGAGGTGGAAGGGTAAAAGATTTACCAGGAGTTAGATATCACATCGTTCGTGGTGCCTTAGACACAGCAGGTGTTGCAGGTAGAACACAACGTAGATCTAAGTATGGTGCAAAACGCCCTAAGAAGTAA
- a CDS encoding SusC/RagA family TonB-linked outer membrane protein, with the protein MKLKFSGILTLFLVFVVQLTFAQDNKISGTVSDESGLPLPGVNIIIKGTSTGTQTDFDGNYTLNASKGSTLSFSFMGYKTIEKLVGNDITIDVTLLEDLAELDEVLVVGYGTSTLRSFTGSAKQIEAEALDRKTVSNVSQALAGEASGVRVINTTGQPGEDATVRIRGFGSVNGNRDPLYVLDGVPYSGSINAINPTDIESTTILKDAAATAIYGSRGANGVIVINTRKGARNKDEIELDIRTGQNFNGLPRYSTISSPEEYIGISWEALKNRGNAINGSGGEAYANERLFSSSGINAAYNMWNVDNGAELIDPATGQVRDGVTRKYNPENWEDYAFQASLRTEANLKISGGTDKTRYFTSFGYLNDNGYSVNSDYLRYSVRANIEHKAKDWLSGTLNIGYTNSTSNNGGQTSDSGSIFWFVDNIPSIYPLYLRDANGNTMPDPHYGGNIYDYGEGRGFGGLTNAIADAHNSISRSKIHNLNGSASIDITFTKDLKLINKFGWNYYNSDYNQQDGPFYGPSAGQNGSIYKNRTDIFSYNLLNMLTYTKKFGSHNIDALAAHEINDWNRQYLYGSKNYLTDPGSTDWNDAIIQTPMSSYNEGYSLESFFGQLNYNYNQTYFLAGTIRRDGSSRFTNGNKWGTFYSFSGAWALSNEDFMRNQNVFSHLKLKASYGKIGDQGGVGFYPGLDMYSVGNLDDKPTLVFDTKGNPDLTWETSNQFQTGIEFSLGNYLDAAVDYYIKDTENLIFDRRVGPSLGYAIIKVNDGSLRNSGLEFDLTAHLVKTQDFYLDLGINGEIVSNELTRMPIDPATGEQKNLDIQGRYGRAVGHSIYDFYMREWAGVDPETGLGQWNQYFYDANNDGIVNDGEGISSLTDYLAQYPDRAGNISQTTTTTYADATQKFVDKSILPDVRGAFNLATGYKGFQLNVQFLYGLGGYAYDAVYAGLMSNDQAGGNNWHTDIRDRWQNPGDITDVPRLSSNYDANVSSTSTRFLTKADYLSLNNIRLAYTISQDYVERMGMSHFTVSLSGDNLGIWSKRAGFNPSSSETGLSDTYTYSPLTSVTLGLNIRF; encoded by the coding sequence ATGAAATTAAAGTTTAGTGGAATACTAACGCTATTCCTAGTGTTTGTCGTGCAATTAACTTTCGCACAAGACAACAAAATTTCAGGGACAGTTTCCGATGAATCGGGCTTACCACTCCCTGGGGTAAACATTATTATTAAAGGTACCAGTACCGGTACACAAACAGATTTTGATGGAAATTATACACTTAATGCAAGTAAAGGTAGTACCCTATCTTTTTCTTTCATGGGTTATAAAACCATTGAAAAATTAGTAGGTAACGATATTACTATCGACGTAACTTTACTTGAAGATTTAGCAGAGCTAGACGAGGTATTAGTTGTTGGTTATGGTACATCTACATTACGTTCTTTTACAGGTTCTGCAAAACAAATTGAAGCAGAAGCTTTAGACCGTAAAACTGTATCTAACGTATCTCAAGCCTTAGCTGGGGAAGCTTCTGGTGTACGTGTAATTAACACTACTGGACAACCAGGTGAAGATGCTACTGTACGTATTAGAGGTTTTGGATCTGTAAATGGTAACAGAGACCCACTTTATGTATTAGATGGAGTTCCTTATTCTGGATCTATCAATGCTATTAACCCTACTGATATTGAATCTACTACAATCCTTAAAGATGCGGCTGCGACTGCAATTTACGGTTCTAGAGGTGCCAATGGTGTGATTGTGATTAACACCAGAAAAGGGGCTAGAAACAAAGATGAAATAGAATTAGATATTAGAACTGGACAAAACTTTAATGGTTTACCTCGTTATTCAACAATTTCTTCTCCAGAAGAATATATCGGAATTAGCTGGGAAGCTCTTAAAAACAGAGGAAATGCTATTAACGGTTCGGGAGGAGAAGCTTATGCTAACGAAAGATTATTTAGTAGTTCTGGTATTAACGCTGCTTACAACATGTGGAATGTTGACAACGGAGCAGAACTTATCGACCCTGCAACTGGACAAGTACGTGATGGTGTGACACGTAAATACAATCCAGAAAACTGGGAAGATTATGCTTTCCAAGCGTCTTTAAGAACTGAAGCTAACTTAAAAATTAGTGGTGGTACAGACAAAACAAGATACTTTACTTCTTTTGGTTACTTAAATGATAACGGATACTCTGTAAATTCAGATTATCTACGTTATTCTGTGCGTGCCAATATAGAGCATAAAGCTAAAGATTGGTTATCTGGAACCTTAAATATTGGATATACTAATTCTACTAGTAATAACGGTGGTCAAACATCTGACTCTGGTTCTATATTCTGGTTTGTAGATAACATTCCTTCTATTTACCCATTATATTTAAGAGATGCTAACGGTAACACCATGCCAGACCCTCATTACGGTGGTAATATTTACGATTACGGTGAAGGACGTGGATTTGGAGGTTTAACCAATGCCATTGCAGACGCGCACAACTCAATTTCTAGAAGTAAGATCCACAATTTAAATGGTAGTGCAAGTATTGATATTACATTCACTAAAGATTTAAAATTAATAAACAAGTTTGGTTGGAACTATTACAATAGTGACTATAACCAACAAGATGGACCATTTTATGGCCCAAGTGCAGGACAAAACGGTTCTATCTACAAAAACAGAACTGATATTTTTTCTTACAACCTATTAAATATGTTAACGTATACGAAAAAATTTGGTAGCCATAATATAGATGCACTTGCAGCACACGAAATTAACGATTGGAACAGACAATACTTATATGGTTCTAAAAACTATTTAACAGATCCAGGAAGTACAGATTGGAACGATGCTATTATTCAAACTCCAATGTCTTCTTACAACGAAGGGTACTCTTTAGAAAGTTTCTTTGGTCAGTTAAACTATAACTATAATCAAACGTATTTCTTAGCGGGTACAATTAGACGTGACGGATCTTCAAGATTTACAAACGGAAACAAATGGGGTACATTCTATTCATTTAGTGGTGCTTGGGCATTATCTAACGAAGACTTCATGAGAAACCAAAATGTGTTTAGTCACCTTAAATTAAAAGCGAGTTACGGTAAAATTGGTGATCAAGGTGGTGTAGGATTCTATCCTGGATTAGACATGTATTCGGTTGGTAACTTAGACGACAAACCAACATTAGTATTTGACACTAAAGGTAACCCAGATTTAACTTGGGAAACATCTAATCAATTCCAAACAGGTATTGAGTTTTCTTTAGGAAATTACTTAGATGCAGCTGTAGACTACTACATTAAAGATACAGAAAACTTAATTTTCGACAGACGTGTGGGTCCATCTTTAGGATATGCTATTATTAAAGTAAACGACGGATCTTTACGTAACTCTGGTCTTGAATTTGATCTTACTGCACACTTAGTTAAAACACAAGACTTCTACTTAGATTTAGGAATTAATGGTGAGATCGTTTCTAACGAATTAACAAGAATGCCTATTGACCCTGCTACAGGAGAACAAAAGAATTTAGATATTCAAGGCCGTTATGGTAGAGCCGTAGGACATTCTATTTACGACTTCTATATGCGTGAATGGGCTGGTGTAGATCCTGAAACTGGTCTTGGACAATGGAATCAGTATTTCTACGATGCCAATAACGACGGAATTGTAAACGACGGTGAAGGTATTTCCTCGTTAACAGATTACTTGGCACAATACCCAGATAGAGCTGGAAACATTTCTCAAACAACTACTACAACCTATGCAGATGCTACTCAAAAATTTGTTGACAAGAGTATCTTACCAGACGTTAGAGGAGCATTTAACTTAGCAACAGGTTATAAAGGTTTCCAACTTAATGTACAATTCTTATACGGATTAGGAGGTTATGCTTACGACGCTGTGTATGCAGGTTTAATGAGTAATGATCAAGCAGGTGGAAACAACTGGCATACAGACATTAGAGACAGATGGCAAAACCCAGGAGATATTACAGATGTTCCAAGACTTAGTAGTAATTATGATGCAAACGTATCGAGCACATCTACACGTTTCCTTACTAAAGCAGATTACTTAAGTTTAAACAACATCCGTTTAGCATATACAATCTCTCAAGATTATGTTGAGCGTATGGGAATGTCTCATTTTACAGTATCTTTATCTGGAGACAACTTAGGAATTTGGTCTAAAAGAGCTGGTTTTAACCCATCATCATCAGAAACAGGATTATCAGATACCTATACTTACTCTCCTTTAACTTCAGTAACTTTAGGTCTTAATATTCGATTCTAA
- a CDS encoding RagB/SusD family nutrient uptake outer membrane protein, translating into MKKFIYILLGLTLTTVVSCSADFLEKDPSENMSDEEIEEIAPGYPELSEALLRGIYENMYKTGSGGTDLDHDDFGQKGYDIYSDLLSGDMVLGGLTYGWYSNVSQMLSPVDFTNNDNYKPWRYYYRIVNGANSVIDGFGGNDAELEPVSDAIHSYSQARAMRAYAYFYLAQLFAESYDPSELILPIYTSLSQPNQPLSSTQDVYDLIVKDLTYAIDGLEGFNRSSKSYVNKTVAQALLAYTYAAMGENEMAKQLSQDAILSSGANLVSKEEATGGFNDVNTSGWIWGTDITLNSDLDLVSWWGQVDLFTYSYAWAGDPKIIGDELLAAIDDNDVRKGQFVNAYGDGQYYPINKFYSPDRVVGGQRNITTDYLYMRVAEMYLLNAETSAKTGDDATARAALKAILDLRMDDTTYVDALSGDALLDEILLQTRIELWGEGKSYLLMKRNNSAITLPSNHLSFPGLVIQSNDDRLTFDIPQSEIQNNPNIN; encoded by the coding sequence ATGAAAAAATTTATATATATACTATTAGGATTAACACTAACAACTGTTGTAAGTTGTAGTGCTGATTTCTTAGAAAAAGATCCATCGGAGAATATGTCCGATGAAGAAATTGAGGAAATTGCTCCAGGTTACCCAGAATTATCTGAAGCCTTATTAAGAGGTATTTACGAGAACATGTATAAAACAGGTTCTGGTGGTACAGACTTAGATCACGATGATTTCGGTCAAAAAGGATACGATATTTATAGCGACCTTTTATCTGGAGATATGGTGCTTGGTGGACTAACTTATGGTTGGTACTCTAACGTATCTCAAATGCTTTCTCCTGTAGACTTTACAAATAACGATAACTACAAGCCTTGGAGATACTACTATAGAATTGTAAACGGAGCGAATTCTGTAATTGATGGATTTGGTGGGAATGATGCCGAATTAGAGCCTGTATCAGACGCTATTCATTCTTACTCTCAAGCGCGTGCAATGCGTGCTTACGCTTACTTTTATTTAGCACAATTATTTGCTGAATCTTACGATCCGTCTGAGTTAATTTTACCAATCTACACTTCTTTATCTCAACCAAATCAACCGTTAAGTTCTACTCAAGATGTGTACGATCTTATCGTTAAAGATTTAACCTATGCTATCGATGGTTTAGAAGGATTTAACAGAAGTTCTAAATCTTATGTAAACAAAACCGTTGCTCAAGCATTATTAGCATATACTTATGCTGCCATGGGAGAAAACGAAATGGCTAAACAATTAAGTCAAGATGCTATTTTAAGTTCTGGTGCTAATTTAGTTAGCAAAGAAGAAGCAACTGGTGGTTTTAACGATGTGAATACTAGCGGATGGATCTGGGGAACAGATATTACCTTAAATTCTGACCTTGATTTAGTATCTTGGTGGGGACAAGTAGATTTATTCACTTATAGCTATGCTTGGGCTGGAGATCCGAAAATTATCGGTGATGAGCTTTTAGCTGCTATTGACGATAATGACGTAAGAAAAGGACAATTCGTTAATGCCTATGGTGACGGTCAATATTACCCAATCAATAAATTTTACTCTCCAGACAGAGTAGTTGGTGGACAACGTAATATTACCACAGATTATTTATACATGCGTGTTGCAGAAATGTATTTATTAAACGCTGAAACGTCTGCTAAAACTGGAGACGATGCTACAGCTAGAGCAGCTTTAAAAGCCATTTTAGATTTACGTATGGACGATACCACTTATGTTGATGCTTTAAGTGGAGATGCGTTACTAGATGAAATCTTATTACAAACACGTATCGAGTTATGGGGAGAAGGAAAAAGTTATTTGTTAATGAAGCGTAACAACTCTGCAATTACTTTACCTAGTAACCATTTATCATTCCCAGGTTTAGTAATTCAATCTAATGATGATCGATTAACTTTTGATATTCCTCAATCAGAAATTCAAAACAACCCTAACATTAACTAA
- a CDS encoding SusC/RagA family TonB-linked outer membrane protein, whose protein sequence is MKTKFSGILTLFLAFCVQLAFAQEKTISGTVSDESGLPLPGVNILVKGTSKGAQTNFDGHYSLSTPVGSVLSYSFMGYKTKEVTVGQNNTINMVLEEELAELDEVVVVAYGSQTKRSIVGAVSSIDASVIEKQQTVSVTSTLQGTVSGVNIVQAGGQPGDNPTIRIRGVGSINASADPLIIVDGAPFNGNLNTISGDQVESMSVLKDASSTALYGSRGANGVIVITTKRGKKNMPVQVSFNAKTGIANQAVDFHELISTDDFTKYTWEALRNEGVYTDGLSAQDAAQSATNSLVSVLGYDPYGNGAPVDVNGNLVTTEKIWDNDWSDELFNNSALRQEYSFNVSGGGDKTNYFMGVDYVDQEGAIKTSNFSRGTVRMNIDSQVLDWLTTGVSVFYSASDQNYPTQSGTSFQSAQQWYYSMSSYYPLYQRDGNGNLILDGNGQKIYDYGNNGNQAVNGVRPVFGGENGVGALYNYDVRYKRDLTSVNGYAQMDFTNYLSFKSQYYYEKYVFDSYEYVSNEYGYAANVGGRVSQDRDFVTTRNWTNSLNFNKSFGNHNIGANLIAETYKRENDDLTAQGVGFLPNVKVLNGSTTPEYVGGAFTDEGLMSYLARASYNYSEKYFIEGSFRRDGSSRFAEDVRWGNFYSVGGSWLISEENFLNNSSIISFLKLKGSYGELGNNNILNSAGTPLYFPYLSLFETGWNQLDNTGVILGSVADPNLTWEKTASANIGLDFGFFNDRISGSLEFYNKASKDLIYNQPLAISTGNDAITTNVGAIKNYGFELEIKTRNIQNTNFQWNTDFNISKNEMEITELTQESFINGTKRWEVGRSTYEFYMQEWAGVDPETGMGQWYKDVLDADGEPTGEKEITTQYSEASRNYTGASSLPDLVGGMNNYLRYKNFDLSFLFNFSVGSYIYDSSYANLMGSMESVGRAASKDIANRWQQPGDVTDVPMLTTANNDFNSTSTRFLFENDYLRLKALNFGYNFDQNTAEKLGFTQLRVYFQGDNLWTLQSHKGLDPEQSFAGTTNSRTYNQRIMSLGVNLQF, encoded by the coding sequence ATGAAAACAAAGTTTAGTGGAATTCTAACGCTGTTTCTAGCGTTTTGTGTGCAATTGGCGTTCGCACAAGAAAAAACAATTTCAGGGACGGTTTCCGATGAATCGGGCTTGCCTTTACCTGGAGTTAACATTTTAGTTAAGGGTACTTCAAAAGGTGCTCAAACTAATTTTGACGGACATTACTCCCTTTCAACACCGGTAGGTAGTGTCCTTTCGTATTCTTTCATGGGATACAAAACCAAAGAAGTTACTGTTGGTCAAAACAATACCATTAACATGGTATTAGAAGAAGAATTAGCAGAACTAGACGAAGTAGTAGTTGTGGCTTATGGTAGCCAAACGAAACGATCTATTGTTGGAGCGGTAAGTTCAATTGATGCTTCGGTTATAGAAAAACAACAAACTGTATCTGTTACCTCTACCTTACAAGGTACTGTTTCTGGGGTAAACATTGTACAAGCCGGTGGACAACCAGGAGATAACCCTACTATTAGAATTAGAGGGGTTGGATCGATTAACGCATCTGCAGATCCTTTAATTATTGTAGACGGTGCGCCTTTTAACGGAAACCTTAACACCATAAGTGGAGACCAAGTAGAAAGCATGAGTGTTTTAAAAGATGCGTCTTCTACTGCTCTATACGGTTCTAGAGGTGCCAATGGGGTAATTGTAATTACTACTAAAAGAGGTAAGAAAAACATGCCAGTACAAGTAAGCTTTAATGCAAAAACTGGTATTGCTAACCAAGCGGTAGACTTCCACGAATTGATTTCTACAGATGATTTTACAAAATACACTTGGGAAGCTCTAAGAAACGAAGGTGTATACACTGACGGACTTAGCGCTCAAGACGCTGCGCAAAGTGCAACAAACAGTTTAGTATCTGTTTTAGGTTACGACCCTTACGGCAATGGAGCTCCTGTAGATGTTAACGGAAACTTAGTGACTACAGAAAAAATTTGGGATAACGATTGGAGCGACGAATTATTTAACAACAGCGCCCTTAGACAAGAATATTCTTTTAATGTTTCTGGAGGTGGCGATAAAACAAACTACTTCATGGGTGTAGATTACGTAGACCAAGAAGGAGCTATAAAAACATCTAACTTCTCTAGAGGTACAGTAAGAATGAATATCGATTCTCAAGTACTAGATTGGTTAACAACAGGGGTTAGTGTATTTTATTCTGCATCAGATCAAAACTACCCAACTCAATCGGGTACTTCATTCCAAAGTGCACAACAATGGTACTATAGTATGTCATCTTATTACCCACTTTACCAAAGAGATGGGAATGGAAATTTAATTTTAGACGGGAATGGACAAAAAATTTACGATTACGGAAATAATGGTAATCAAGCAGTAAACGGTGTAAGACCAGTATTTGGAGGAGAAAATGGTGTAGGTGCTCTATACAACTACGATGTTCGTTATAAAAGAGATTTAACTTCTGTTAACGGGTATGCCCAAATGGACTTCACAAATTACTTAAGCTTTAAATCGCAGTACTACTACGAAAAATATGTTTTCGACTCTTACGAATATGTAAGTAACGAATACGGATATGCAGCGAACGTAGGAGGTAGAGTATCTCAAGATAGAGATTTTGTTACTACAAGAAACTGGACAAACTCTTTAAACTTCAACAAATCTTTCGGAAATCATAACATCGGTGCTAATTTAATCGCTGAAACTTATAAAAGAGAAAACGACGATTTAACAGCACAAGGTGTTGGATTTTTACCTAATGTAAAAGTACTTAACGGTAGCACGACTCCAGAATATGTTGGTGGTGCTTTTACAGACGAAGGTTTAATGTCTTATTTAGCAAGAGCGTCTTATAACTATAGTGAAAAGTATTTTATTGAAGGATCTTTCCGTAGAGATGGATCGTCTAGATTTGCAGAAGATGTAAGATGGGGTAACTTCTACTCTGTTGGGGGATCTTGGTTAATTTCTGAAGAAAACTTCTTAAACAACAGCTCTATTATTAGTTTTTTAAAACTTAAAGGATCTTATGGAGAGTTAGGTAATAACAATATTTTAAATAGTGCTGGTACACCACTTTACTTCCCTTATTTATCTTTATTCGAGACAGGATGGAACCAGTTAGATAACACAGGAGTAATTTTAGGTAGTGTTGCAGACCCTAATTTAACTTGGGAAAAAACAGCATCTGCTAACATTGGTCTTGATTTCGGTTTCTTTAACGACAGAATCTCTGGTAGTTTAGAATTCTACAACAAAGCATCTAAAGACTTAATTTACAATCAACCACTTGCTATCTCAACAGGTAACGATGCCATCACGACTAACGTAGGTGCCATTAAAAACTATGGTTTTGAATTAGAAATAAAAACAAGAAACATTCAAAATACAAATTTCCAATGGAATACTGATTTCAACATTTCTAAAAACGAAATGGAAATTACAGAACTTACTCAAGAATCTTTCATTAACGGAACAAAACGTTGGGAAGTTGGTAGATCTACCTACGAGTTTTACATGCAAGAATGGGCAGGTGTAGATCCTGAAACTGGAATGGGACAATGGTATAAAGATGTACTTGATGCCGATGGAGAGCCTACAGGAGAAAAAGAAATTACAACACAATATAGCGAAGCGTCTAGAAACTACACTGGTGCTTCTTCTCTTCCTGATTTAGTTGGAGGTATGAATAACTACTTACGTTACAAAAACTTCGATTTAAGTTTCTTATTTAACTTTAGTGTAGGATCTTATATTTACGATAGTTCTTACGCAAATTTAATGGGAAGTATGGAAAGTGTTGGTAGAGCAGCTTCTAAAGATATTGCTAACAGATGGCAACAACCTGGCGATGTTACAGATGTACCAATGCTTACAACTGCCAACAACGACTTTAACTCTACATCTACTAGATTCTTATTTGAAAACGATTATTTAAGATTAAAAGCATTAAACTTTGGTTACAACTTCGACCAAAACACTGCTGAAAAATTAGGATTCACTCAATTAAGAGTGTACTTCCAAGGAGACAATTTATGGACACTACAAAGCCATAAAGGTTTAGACCCTGAGCAAAGTTTTGCAGGAACAACTAACAGTCGTACCTACAACCAAAGAATTATGTCATTAGGTGTTAACTTACAATTTTAA